Below is a window of Falco peregrinus isolate bFalPer1 chromosome 3, bFalPer1.pri, whole genome shotgun sequence DNA.
CACAAGCCAAAGACCACCGGGGCACCTCCCCCGCGCTGCTCCCACCGCAGGAAAGGAAGACCTCGGTGCTCTGGCAAAATCTTCTGCAAGCAAAGGACCTGGGCTGACGGTCGCCCTACTTGCACCTCAGAACGGTTCCCTTCCACTGCGGGCTCCTGCCTTTTCACTCTTTTGCCTCAATAAaatctcctgcatcccagcaccacacgcctccatctcctttcttctcccaaggCTCTTCCACTCTAAAACGGCACAAAGCCAGGCCTCAACAGGCCGGCGGGGTTGGGGGGAAAAGGGCACTCAGCCTCTCCGAGGACACAGGCCACCAGCGACAACACACACTCGCACCTGCAGGCATACACAGCATGACacaagcccagcactggctcaGAAAAAGCCTCCGATACGACAACGCTCCCTGCGCACACCTCCGACCGAGGCTCCCCGTGCCAACACACGCTTGACTAACTCTCTTCCGCACCCTCCCCAGCAAAaaaggatcacagaatcatttagagaTGGGCAGGAATCTCTGCAGAGCATGTCCTTCCACCCCagtgctcaagcagggccagctaGAGCAGATTGTCTGGGACCACAGCCACTCGCGTCTTCAGTACCTCCGAGAATGGAGCCGCCACCACCTCTTCCACtctttgaccaccctcacactGAAAAAGCCCTGCCGCCTTTGCCCGGGCAATTCCAGATGCTTTCACTTCTGAACATGGCCTCTTGTCCTACCACTGATCGCAAGCCTCTGGGCACAGCCCTTCAGCCGCTTTGCAGGCCACCGCACCGGCCGCTTACGCAGCCCGCACTTTCTCAGCTCGTCTAGGAGCACGTACCAGGAGACAGCGACAAAGGCTTCCTTCAAGTACGCCTCAGCAacagccactgctctcccctcacccAACGCCCACTCGCCTCAACGCGGAAGACACGCAGCTCACTCAAGCATGATTTGCCCTTCCAAAATCCACGCCAAACACCCCCCAACACCTTCCGTCCGtcctggccttggcagtgattTCCAGCAGCATTGCTTCCATCACCTGCCCCGGGAACAGGCTCAGGCTCACCggcctctgctttcccagagccTCCCGCACCATCTTCTGCGGGACACGAGGGGTACCAGCTCCCTTCCACTCTTCAGGAGCTGCCCCCAGGCACTATGAcctttccaggaaaatgcaCAGCGGCCTCACAAGGAGGCCTCCACAATGCCAGATGCCTCGGCATTCCTGGGAGCAGCACGACAGGCCCCGGGCACTTACAAACACCCACTCCCACACCACTCCTTCCTACctcccttcatcttcctcagcaACAACCACAGATCACCTGacaaacagcctgaaaaacacTCACCTTGCCTCAGCGGGGGCAGGCCTTGCCACTCATCAACCCTTCCGCacgcaccaccaccaccaccacagcctcgGCTCTGCAGCCCCGTGCCGCATGCTCAAACCCAGCTCCCCTCGGCAATCGCCAAATTCCCTTTCACCCTGTCAAGCTCTGCGCAGAGAACTGGCCTCACCCCTCGACACTCGCCCCAAGCACAGACCCCACCAAAGGCCCAGGAGTgccagcctcccctgcctgccgctcccagccctgctccaccTTTCAGCACACATACGGGCTCTCCAGAAACTCACCTGCCCTCGCACGCTGCCTCATACACAATCATAAGAGTCACTTCGGTTGCAAAGGACCCTTAACGTtatcgagtccaaccgttaacctaatagtgccaaggccaccactaatccatgtccctaagcgccacgtctacgtgtcttttaaacacctcccacaatggtgactcaaccactgccctgggcagccccttccAGTGCTCGATAACCCTCtcggtgaagaaatttctcatcATAGCCAAACTAAACTTTGCCTGGCGCAACATGAGGccctttcctcttgccctaGCACTTGTTGCTAGGGATGAGAGACTGACAACCTCCTcgttacagcctcctctcaggtacTTGGAGACACCGATAGGGCCTCCCCTCAGCCGCCACCTTCTGAAAACGCAGTAGCCCCGCTTCCCTCAACCGCTACTTCTAAGGCTTCTTCTCTCGATCCTTCACCGCATTCGCTGCTCTCCTTTGGATGCGTCACACCACAGCCCAAGCCCCACCTCAGGGGTCCACGATGGAGGGGCCAACACAAGCACCGgcggagccaggcagggcaccTCTCGTCACAGGACCGGCGAGctctcagccagggctgccaggaaaatggcctgctctcccaaacagccctcctctgcctgcccgcACTGACACCCCCAGGGACGGATCCCAGGGGGCACAAGCCCAGACACGCAggcccctttctcccagctacaACCTTTCAAGCAAGGCGGGCAAcaaggcacacacagagcacgCTCAGTGGGAAAGGCCAGGCCTACAGTCAGGCttagcaagctggcagcaaggcaggcagggaccaaATGCCATGGAAGGGGCCGACACTCATGCCCGGCACACCTCCAAAGCCCACAACAGCCTTCCAGGCCCATGAACAAGTGGGGGCCCCTCTTTGCAACGCACCCGCAAACCACACCACACGAGTGCCACGGCATGACCTCACTGACAACACCCCACCTCTCCTATGCTTTGGCCACGTCTGCCAAATGCCCTGACACGCACCTTCCATGCAAATCCTCCCAGATACCTGCTCTCACTTCAAAGCTGACGCCAGGGACAGACGGACACATCCTCAAGAGGAGGACATGAGAAGGGAGCGTTGTGGGAAGGGACACACCCCCCACCTCATTACCTGCCAAGCTCTGGCACGcaacagctgcttgctgcaaaatGCCGTCACGCGCAAAGCCTGTCCCGCCCCCTCAGACCAGCATAAAAGACGGCCCAGCGCCTCTCTCCATCACACGCTTCTCCTGACGCCTTCTCCCCCGCAGTCAACAAGGTGAGCctgaagccccttcccctccttctcctgccccacacGCCCCGTCTCTTCCAGCACGCGCTGACACCAGACTCAGCAGCCCCCACGACTCAACACCACCAcactccctgcagccccacactGCGTCTCCACACTCCCTTGCCCTCCTGTAACGACACCCCTCACGCCCCCCAACACCCTCCGCTTCCTCAACACCCTCTCTTACAGGGACACTCCACACCGCAGACATGGCCTGCAACaacctctgcagcccctgcggaCCCACCCCGCTGGCTaacagctgcaacgagccctgcgTCAGGCAGTGCGAGGACTCCCGCGTCGTCATCCAGCCTTCCACCGTGCTGGTCACCCTGCCGGGACCCAtcctcacctccttcccccagagcacCGCCGTCGGATCCTCCTCATCGGCTGCTGTGGGCAacatcctcagctcccagggagtgCCCGTCTCCTCCGGCGGCTTTGGCTACGGTTACGGCCTCGGAGGCCTGGGCTGCTATGGCGCCGgaagagcctgcctgccctgctaaGGGCCctccacaccacacacaccctgcaagCCACGGCATGGACTGAGGACGCACCTcccacctgctgctggcacgggGACCTGCCACCCGCACCTCCTCCTCTCAAGGCACCAAGCAAAGTAGCACGGAAGGGgccagccccggctgccaggATACATGGCCCacctacctcctcctcttctcccactgtctTCTTTGCATCGCCCCTACTGCTACGTCCGCTACTCTCCGCTGCAAACGCCTGCTCACAAGCCAAAGACCACCGGGGCACCTCCCCCACGCTGCTCCCACCGCAGGAAAGGAAGACCTCGGTGCTCTGGCAAAATCTTCTGCAAGCAAAGGACCTGGGCTGACGGTCGCCCTACTTGCACCT
It encodes the following:
- the LOC129784028 gene encoding feather keratin 1-like, coding for MACNNLCSPCGPTPLANSCNEPCVRQCEDSRVVIQPSTVLVTLPGPILTSFPQSTAVGSSSSAAVGNILSSQGVPVSSGGFGYGYGLGGLGCYGAGRACLPC